In Candidatus Polarisedimenticolia bacterium, the DNA window CAAGTCCGGCTCCGTCCTCCCGTCAGCGACGACGATCTCCGCGGTGTGTCGCTGCGGATCTCCGAGGCCGGAATGATCACCCCGCGGTTCGTGCGCGACGTGCAGATCAGCCTTGACGCTCCCCCTCCTCCGGGCTGGCCCTGCGGGAACCCGAGCTGCCTGGTGGATGCGACTTGCGTCAGTGGCACCCCGGCCGATCCGGCGAAGCTGGCCGAGGCGAAGATGGAGTGGATCCAGGGAGCGTTCATCTACACTTGCACCGGCGGCCTGATCTCCGACAACAACCCGAATGCGAGTAACTACTTCCTGACGGCGAACCACTGCCTGAGCAAAAACAACAACGCCCAGAACGTCACTTTCTACTGGCGCTTTGCGACCTCCTCCTGCCCGGCCACGTCCTGCCCGAGCAACGGCGGCTGGCCCTATATCACGTCGGGATCGACGATCGCGGCGGCCGGACGCAAGGGTGATTTCACGCTGCTCCATCTGAATTCGAACCCGCCGGCCGGCTCGGTGTTCCTCGGCTGGACGAACGCGCCGGTGGCGAACACGAACGGCGCCCACCTGTATCGGATCAGCAACCCGAACTTCGGGCCCCAGGCCTACTCGCAGCACGACGTCGACACGGCCACCGGAACCTGCAGCGGCTGGCCGCGCGGCGAGCGCATCTACAGTCACGACGTCACGGGCGCGATCGACGGTGGGAGCAGCGGCTCGTCGGTGCTCAATGCCTCCTCCCAGATCGTCGGCCAGCTCAGCGGCCTGTGCGGCTTCAACGTGAACAATCCCTGCGACTCGGCCCAGAACGCGACCGTCGACGGGGCGTTCGCGTTCTACTACGCCACGGTGCAGCCGATCCTGAATCCGTAGCGTGAGGCGCGGCAGCGGACCGCTTCAACAACCGCCAGTCTCCTGAGAGGGGCCAGGCCCCCGCACCTCGGACGACGAGGGCGGGGGCTTGGCGTTTTCAAGAGCCGGAGACACGGCTTTCAGGGATGTCCGGACTGTCCGCCGATTCCGCCGCGGGTTATATTGCCGGGCGACGATGAGGATCGAGGTGGGTCCCAGTCGTGGGAATCGATCGGCGGTGTCGCGGGTG includes these proteins:
- a CDS encoding trypsin-like peptidase domain-containing protein; amino-acid sequence: MRIFRHNAVLAFLPLLGLVMLVAAGGTLLISGGRYAEAPMQYASGGLTPEQYAQRQDDMNRRLAGELPAAALGAAIRVPLSPAEIDAVDKAPRWVSPMKVGIVKPLTPGVELSGLTRGPGRGPTTGTEAAATPTRDGGFVWAQVISSENAGGIRLHLENFSLPRNAELYFYSRSGQAFGPYTESGPHGNGDFWTTAVFANEGILQVRLRPPVSDDDLRGVSLRISEAGMITPRFVRDVQISLDAPPPPGWPCGNPSCLVDATCVSGTPADPAKLAEAKMEWIQGAFIYTCTGGLISDNNPNASNYFLTANHCLSKNNNAQNVTFYWRFATSSCPATSCPSNGGWPYITSGSTIAAAGRKGDFTLLHLNSNPPAGSVFLGWTNAPVANTNGAHLYRISNPNFGPQAYSQHDVDTATGTCSGWPRGERIYSHDVTGAIDGGSSGSSVLNASSQIVGQLSGLCGFNVNNPCDSAQNATVDGAFAFYYATVQPILNP